From Candidatus Nomurabacteria bacterium, one genomic window encodes:
- a CDS encoding ATP-binding protein, with protein sequence MTKALTALLVLTPILFGLVLYAVLHARKLMREAKGYERGLKMVPLLIHLPPVSDDIDSGSRDSRDVVDENVSKAQVLYNIISTTAVKQGFMNNVYGQRHLAFEIVAQNGFVYFYAAVPVALVSVVQQAIVSAYPSARVEETSDKNIFNSVGKITGTIGGELVLKENYAYPIATYQEVKRDSMQSLLSAMATLEKEDGAAVQILIRPANKTWTKNAMSIASKKRKGEDKKKSAGSHIASWSKQALMAPVKPPEESKGGSSPDKPKELSSVDQAVIDAIESKTQYPGFEVLIRVIVSSNVAQRAQAIHSNIVASFALFEAPGRNGFKHVEARNIESFVTAYIMRFFPPENNKNILNAIELATLFHFPNQDNIPTSQLQRQISKQVDGPRNMPDDGLVLGYNVFRGTKKKIVLTNEDRMRHVYIVGQTGVGKSVLLENIALQDMINGNGFAFVDPHGDTAEKLLSMVPKERTEDVVYFNPADMEYPLGLNMFEFDHPDQKDFLVQEGLNMLYKLYDPEKQGIIGPRYEHLFRNAALAVMAGPNGGTFIDIPKLFNDQEFLNDKLKYVTDQTVLDFWQKEMPDSRRSNEFGEVKSWFVSKFSAFLGNEMMRNIIGQPKSSINFRDIMDTKKILIVNLSKGKTGELNSKLLGMIFVIKFQMAAMSRANLDPEDRVDFTLYVDEFQNFATDSFASILSEARKFRLSLIVANQFTTQLNDEVREAIFGNVGSAISFRLSAQDAENMVRQFYSPIFEIDDLTRLPVGNTAVRMLLSGVPTQPFSMATLPPLGHQNSELKDALIQLSAAKFGRPRTVVDAEIKKRLTPAPAPPSLAQPGLPAAGNQSLAQPKPSTGSAFLDDWLNKRNQGAPMTQPQPRPFSPPPSMPATQIPPQTPALPPTQQFPINTSNTQPAASTTPQPAPSSINRPNMNNRTAPTQPLAPATEPIQKTQTDSISSDGSIHLGDDHEIKM encoded by the coding sequence ATGACTAAAGCATTAACCGCTCTACTGGTCTTAACTCCTATTCTATTCGGCCTAGTGTTATATGCTGTTCTGCACGCTCGGAAATTGATGCGTGAGGCTAAAGGATACGAGCGTGGTCTCAAAATGGTACCGTTACTCATACATCTCCCACCAGTTAGTGACGATATCGATTCTGGATCACGCGACTCCAGAGATGTAGTAGACGAAAACGTTTCAAAAGCTCAAGTACTATACAACATTATCTCGACGACAGCCGTTAAACAGGGCTTTATGAATAATGTGTACGGTCAGAGGCATCTTGCCTTTGAGATAGTTGCTCAGAATGGTTTTGTGTATTTCTATGCTGCAGTTCCAGTAGCCTTAGTCTCGGTAGTTCAACAGGCAATAGTCAGCGCATATCCGTCCGCAAGAGTTGAGGAGACTTCAGATAAGAACATTTTCAACTCCGTAGGAAAAATAACCGGCACCATTGGTGGAGAATTGGTGCTAAAAGAGAACTATGCTTACCCGATTGCCACCTATCAAGAGGTTAAGCGTGACTCGATGCAGTCGTTACTTAGCGCTATGGCTACACTAGAAAAAGAGGACGGGGCGGCTGTTCAGATACTGATCAGGCCGGCCAACAAGACGTGGACAAAGAATGCGATGTCGATTGCCAGCAAAAAACGTAAAGGAGAAGACAAAAAGAAGTCTGCCGGAAGTCATATCGCCAGCTGGTCAAAACAAGCACTTATGGCACCAGTTAAGCCACCAGAAGAAAGTAAGGGCGGCTCATCCCCCGACAAGCCCAAAGAATTAAGCAGTGTTGATCAGGCGGTTATCGATGCTATAGAGTCGAAGACTCAATATCCTGGGTTCGAAGTACTTATCCGGGTAATCGTATCATCAAATGTGGCGCAGCGTGCACAAGCGATACATAGCAATATAGTTGCTTCATTTGCGCTGTTTGAAGCACCAGGTCGAAATGGTTTTAAGCATGTTGAGGCCAGAAACATCGAGAGTTTTGTAACTGCATATATTATGCGTTTCTTCCCACCAGAAAATAACAAAAACATTTTAAATGCTATTGAGCTGGCAACGCTGTTTCATTTTCCGAATCAAGACAATATTCCGACTTCGCAGCTCCAGAGACAGATATCAAAACAGGTCGATGGTCCTCGAAATATGCCTGACGACGGCCTGGTACTCGGCTATAACGTTTTTCGAGGCACAAAGAAGAAGATTGTGCTTACAAATGAAGATCGTATGCGACACGTATATATCGTCGGACAAACAGGTGTAGGTAAATCTGTACTACTAGAGAACATTGCTTTGCAAGATATGATCAACGGGAATGGATTCGCATTTGTTGATCCTCATGGTGACACAGCCGAGAAGCTATTGTCGATGGTGCCAAAAGAGCGCACCGAAGACGTAGTTTATTTTAATCCAGCCGATATGGAATACCCACTCGGTTTGAATATGTTTGAATTTGACCACCCAGATCAAAAAGACTTTTTGGTACAAGAGGGTCTAAACATGCTCTACAAACTGTATGATCCAGAAAAACAGGGAATTATTGGACCGCGATACGAACACCTATTCAGAAACGCTGCTCTGGCGGTAATGGCGGGACCGAATGGTGGAACCTTTATAGATATTCCGAAACTATTTAACGATCAAGAATTTTTAAACGATAAGCTTAAATATGTTACAGATCAGACCGTTTTAGATTTTTGGCAAAAAGAGATGCCTGATTCGAGGCGATCAAATGAATTCGGTGAAGTTAAAAGCTGGTTCGTAAGTAAGTTTAGCGCCTTCTTAGGTAATGAGATGATGCGCAATATTATTGGTCAGCCCAAGAGCTCGATAAACTTCCGAGACATCATGGACACTAAAAAAATTCTTATAGTAAACCTGAGTAAAGGAAAAACTGGTGAGCTTAACTCAAAGCTTCTGGGCATGATATTCGTAATTAAGTTCCAGATGGCAGCTATGAGTCGTGCGAATCTAGATCCCGAAGATAGGGTTGACTTCACCTTATATGTTGATGAGTTTCAGAATTTTGCTACCGACTCATTTGCATCAATATTATCTGAAGCTCGTAAGTTTCGCCTTAGCCTAATAGTAGCCAATCAGTTTACTACACAGCTAAATGATGAGGTCCGTGAAGCTATCTTTGGAAACGTTGGTTCGGCAATATCATTTCGACTCAGCGCCCAAGATGCCGAAAACATGGTTAGGCAGTTTTATAGTCCAATCTTTGAGATTGATGACTTAACTCGCTTGCCTGTGGGCAATACGGCGGTCAGGATGCTATTGAGTGGTGTACCGACTCAGCCATTCAGTATGGCGACTTTGCCACCACTTGGTCATCAGAACTCTGAGCTTAAAGATGCCCTAATTCAGCTTTCGGCTGCCAAGTTTGGGCGACCGCGCACAGTTGTAGATGCGGAAATAAAAAAGCGGCTAACACCTGCGCCAGCACCGCCATCGTTGGCTCAACCCGGTCTACCTGCCGCCGGCAACCAATCACTTGCGCAACCTAAACCATCAACTGGATCTGCGTTTCTTGATGACTGGCTAAACAAACGCAATCAAGGAGCACCGATGACTCAACCTCAGCCAAGGCCATTCAGCCCACCGCCTAGCATGCCTGCGACCCAGATACCACCCCAAACGCCCGCTTTGCCACCGACGCAACAATTCCCCATAAATACATCAAACACGCAGCCAGCAGCCTCTACGACCCCGCAGCCAGCCCCGTCGAGCATAAATAGACCCAATATGAATAATCGAACTGCGCCAACTCAGCCACTTGCACCTGCAACTGAGCCAATTCAAAAAACCCAAACCGACTCGATTAGTAGTGATGGCAGCATTCACCTAGGTGATGATCACGAGATAAAGATGTAG
- a CDS encoding DUF11 domain-containing protein: MFKKLVSSLPLNPSLLPEIGYYAKRLHQEESIRRIGFVMVALAMLVQMLAIVSPPKTTLAAHASNVVAGGTSKQKIQSAYSNNRDDFGRTDIQNIFGYYGITQSDINNGTIANIKSTDKNFITTGRELSTQRQSENVRVAIPGAITSFYERPLTVWDIKSAYNPYKAITGIATGNGLLKGRQFWVLIDNTWTSSADGCGNITFVQFDRKPKLEIKKEKLTAGELEPGDTADYKIYFRNTGSAVAENVTITDSLPTQFEFVSQSVVARTQPTFTQSNQTLTWTFANLAPATDYSYIVLKIKIKDISGPIEACNSATLNANNHASIKSDNSSTERCITIKEPVCPVSGKPIPPGGIDDCTKPCNDSFIDYDEDCPPPPPEPVAYIACTELKITEVKGWDTRVFQVVISAEPGAELNSVSYYSDGSKIATHKTTANAITDELSYSFSEGEHEVSAQISAKKGEVRESSTCKVVFDIEKPEELSPILTRRKSVIFTSTGANANGQTAHAGDELAFTLTAANDGTATAPNEVFRDDIADILEYADITDNGGAAYDSIALTLTWDPVDIEPGESVSKTFKVRVKNPIPSTPVAASDPLSYDNLIDNQFGTTVRVRLPKSVDKQIENVVGNLPRTGPGTVVVLSVAGFMVIGYFYYRTRLMAKELDIIKTEYISGGM; encoded by the coding sequence ATGTTTAAGAAACTGGTGTCGAGCTTGCCTCTCAATCCTAGTTTGCTGCCAGAAATTGGCTATTACGCAAAACGATTGCACCAAGAGGAGTCAATACGCAGAATCGGATTTGTAATGGTTGCATTGGCGATGTTGGTGCAGATGTTGGCAATTGTTTCACCACCAAAAACTACTTTGGCTGCTCACGCGAGTAATGTGGTTGCCGGTGGCACCTCTAAGCAAAAGATCCAGTCCGCATACAGCAATAACCGCGACGACTTCGGACGAACAGATATTCAAAATATATTTGGTTATTATGGGATTACTCAGAGCGACATAAATAATGGGACAATTGCAAACATAAAGTCTACCGATAAAAACTTTATTACTACTGGTCGTGAACTATCAACTCAAAGACAATCAGAAAATGTTAGAGTGGCCATACCAGGAGCTATTACGAGTTTCTATGAAAGACCATTGACGGTCTGGGACATTAAAAGTGCCTATAACCCCTACAAGGCAATCACAGGCATCGCAACTGGTAACGGCTTATTGAAGGGTCGACAATTTTGGGTTCTAATCGATAACACCTGGACTTCTTCAGCTGATGGTTGTGGCAATATTACTTTTGTTCAGTTTGACCGTAAACCAAAGCTAGAAATAAAGAAAGAGAAATTAACTGCCGGCGAACTCGAACCTGGTGATACTGCAGATTATAAAATTTACTTCCGGAACACTGGCTCAGCTGTTGCCGAAAATGTAACAATTACCGACTCACTGCCAACTCAATTCGAATTTGTATCACAATCTGTTGTTGCCCGGACTCAGCCTACTTTTACTCAAAGCAATCAAACTTTAACTTGGACATTTGCCAACTTAGCTCCTGCAACCGATTACTCTTATATTGTCTTAAAGATCAAAATTAAAGATATAAGTGGCCCGATCGAAGCCTGCAACTCTGCCACGCTTAATGCCAACAACCACGCCAGCATAAAATCAGATAATTCGAGTACCGAGCGCTGCATAACAATAAAAGAACCAGTCTGTCCTGTGTCGGGCAAACCAATACCCCCTGGTGGAATCGATGATTGTACAAAACCATGCAATGATTCATTTATAGATTACGATGAAGATTGCCCTCCTCCACCACCAGAACCGGTCGCCTACATTGCTTGTACTGAGCTGAAGATTACTGAAGTAAAGGGTTGGGATACGCGTGTGTTCCAAGTAGTTATTTCCGCAGAACCAGGTGCCGAACTCAACTCAGTCAGCTACTACTCGGATGGATCAAAAATCGCTACTCACAAGACTACCGCGAACGCAATCACCGACGAACTAAGTTATTCATTTAGCGAAGGCGAGCATGAAGTTTCTGCTCAGATTAGTGCCAAAAAAGGTGAGGTACGCGAGAGCTCAACATGTAAAGTCGTGTTCGACATCGAGAAGCCAGAGGAATTAAGCCCAATACTTACTAGAAGAAAATCTGTTATCTTTACCAGTACGGGCGCTAACGCTAATGGTCAAACTGCTCACGCAGGCGACGAACTAGCGTTTACATTAACGGCTGCAAATGATGGTACTGCAACTGCCCCCAACGAAGTTTTTAGAGACGATATTGCCGATATCTTAGAGTATGCCGATATTACCGATAATGGTGGTGCCGCGTACGATAGCATCGCCTTAACACTTACCTGGGATCCTGTAGATATAGAGCCGGGTGAATCCGTAAGCAAGACGTTCAAGGTGCGAGTTAAAAACCCTATCCCTTCAACTCCTGTTGCCGCATCCGATCCGCTCAGCTACGACAATCTGATAGATAATCAATTTGGAACGACAGTCCGCGTTAGGTTGCCTAAATCTGTCGACAAACAGATCGAAAACGTTGTTGGTAATCTGCCGCGTACCGGACCAGGTACAGTTGTCGTGTTAAGCGTCGCTGGCTTTATGGTAATCGGCTACTTCTATTACAGAACGAGATTAATGGCAAAAGAACTCGATATTATAAAAACTGAGTATATATCAGGAGGAATGTAG
- the gyrB gene encoding DNA topoisomerase (ATP-hydrolyzing) subunit B gives MNKDKATAKYDSSSIQVLEGLEPVRKRPGMYIGSTGIDGLHHMIKEIADNGIDEAIAGHATEVKVELLADGGVRVDDNGRGIPVEKHAKTGVSTLETVLTILHAGGKFGEGGYKVSSGLHGVGLSVVNALSRKLVAEVHLNGDIYQQEFAAGAPQGTIKKVGKTDRKGTIISFWPDTTIMEDSPFEYKWVVDYLRHQAYLTKGVKTTVIDERTGKRCSFYFEGGIQSYVRHLNVGKEPIGDKVFYAEKQVDDVMVEIALQYNDSYNEVVSAFANNVHNPEGGTHLVGFRAALTRILNEYARKNNLLKEKEDNLTGDDVREGLTAVILVKIPDPQFEGQTKNKLGNPEVRGCVEKVTSEYLAYYLEENPAIAKGIVGKGVLAARARKAARAARDNVIRKGVLDGASMPGKLWDCSSRTPADSEIFIVEGDSAGGSAKTGRDAKHQAILPLRGKVLNVERARLDKMLNNKEIVALIKAMGVNIGEQFDLSGLRYHKIIIMTDADVDGSHIATLLMTFFFRYMREVVEGGYVYLSQPPTHGFHMGKKISYIYSDHEYGLKLDEIIAERKQKGVEINSEDTKEKQAGVSVTRFKGLGEMDADQLWDTTMDPENRVLLQVTVEDAEKADAVFSKLMGDEVELRKNFIQTHAKFVKDLDI, from the coding sequence ATGAACAAAGATAAAGCTACTGCTAAGTATGACTCCAGTTCGATTCAGGTTCTTGAGGGTCTAGAACCAGTCAGAAAACGTCCGGGCATGTACATTGGTAGCACCGGCATCGACGGCCTTCATCATATGATCAAAGAGATTGCCGACAATGGTATTGACGAAGCGATTGCTGGACACGCAACAGAAGTAAAGGTCGAACTGCTCGCCGATGGGGGCGTTAGAGTCGATGATAATGGTCGAGGAATTCCGGTCGAAAAGCACGCCAAAACTGGTGTAAGTACACTTGAAACTGTTCTAACTATTCTACACGCCGGCGGAAAGTTTGGTGAAGGTGGTTACAAAGTATCGAGTGGCCTACATGGTGTTGGATTAAGCGTAGTAAACGCTCTTTCACGCAAACTGGTAGCAGAAGTTCATCTTAACGGCGACATCTACCAGCAAGAATTCGCTGCTGGTGCACCCCAAGGAACTATCAAAAAAGTTGGAAAAACAGATCGAAAAGGAACAATTATCTCGTTCTGGCCTGATACGACTATTATGGAAGATTCTCCATTTGAGTATAAGTGGGTGGTCGATTACCTACGCCATCAAGCTTACTTAACTAAAGGTGTTAAAACTACCGTCATAGACGAGCGAACTGGTAAGCGCTGCTCGTTCTACTTCGAGGGTGGAATTCAGAGCTATGTCCGGCACCTGAACGTCGGCAAGGAGCCCATCGGCGACAAAGTATTCTATGCCGAAAAACAGGTTGACGATGTTATGGTCGAAATCGCACTTCAGTATAACGATAGCTACAACGAGGTAGTTAGCGCATTCGCCAATAACGTCCATAACCCTGAAGGTGGAACGCACTTAGTTGGTTTTCGTGCTGCATTAACGCGTATTCTTAATGAGTATGCACGCAAGAATAATCTGCTTAAAGAAAAAGAAGACAATTTAACTGGCGATGATGTACGTGAAGGTCTAACTGCAGTTATATTGGTCAAGATTCCCGACCCACAATTCGAAGGTCAAACAAAGAATAAATTGGGTAATCCAGAAGTTAGGGGTTGCGTTGAAAAGGTTACCTCAGAGTACCTTGCCTATTATTTAGAAGAAAACCCGGCAATCGCCAAAGGTATAGTTGGCAAAGGTGTCTTAGCTGCTCGAGCCCGTAAAGCGGCTCGCGCAGCACGTGACAACGTCATACGCAAAGGCGTGCTTGATGGAGCTTCGATGCCGGGTAAGCTCTGGGATTGTTCTAGTCGCACTCCTGCCGACTCCGAAATTTTTATAGTAGAAGGTGACTCAGCTGGTGGTTCAGCCAAAACAGGACGTGATGCGAAGCACCAAGCCATCTTACCTCTAAGAGGTAAAGTGCTAAACGTCGAGCGAGCCAGATTAGACAAAATGCTCAATAATAAAGAGATCGTAGCTTTAATCAAAGCCATGGGCGTGAATATTGGCGAGCAGTTTGATCTTAGCGGTTTACGTTACCACAAGATTATTATCATGACCGACGCCGACGTCGACGGTTCACATATCGCTACGCTCCTAATGACATTCTTCTTCCGTTATATGCGCGAGGTTGTAGAAGGCGGATATGTCTATCTTTCTCAGCCACCAACTCATGGTTTTCATATGGGCAAGAAAATATCATATATATACAGCGATCATGAGTATGGCCTAAAACTAGATGAAATAATTGCTGAACGTAAGCAAAAGGGTGTCGAGATCAATTCCGAAGACACCAAAGAGAAGCAGGCAGGTGTCAGCGTGACCAGGTTTAAGGGTTTGGGCGAAATGGATGCCGATCAGCTCTGGGATACTACTATGGATCCGGAAAATCGTGTCTTACTACAGGTTACCGTTGAAGACGCCGAAAAGGCCGATGCAGTGTTTAGCAAGTTAATGGGTGACGAAGTTGAACTTCGCAAGAATTTCATTCAGACACACGCAAAGTTTGTAAAGGATTTGGATATTTAA
- the gyrA gene encoding DNA gyrase subunit A, translating into MADIDDQQLDNTTPEPEVIEATTINGVRRSNITEVMESNFLRYSMSVIIARALPDVRDGLKPVHRRILFSMNQNGIRSNGKTMKSARIVGDVMGKYHPHGNMAIYDAMARLAVDWSTRYLLITGQGNFGTMDGDPPAADRYTEAKLNRHAEELLADLDKETVPFRANYDGTEQEPEVLPARLPNLLLNGQTGIAVGMATSIPPHHLGEVVDAVVEMIDNPDYELSDLLKHIKGPDFPTGGIVYGGSSMQEAYASGKGSVTIRGRAVIEERNKQGAHRIVITEIPYMLNMSALVEKMAELVNDKKINGVSDIRDESSRGAVRIVVDLKKDAYPKKILNQLYKLTPLQSAFHYNMLALVDGIQPRVLGLTDILHEYLKHRQAVVRRRTEFELKKAKAREHILEGLKIALDNIDEVVRIIRASATTDEARDSLIKKFKLSEIQANSILAMPLRSLVGLERQKIEDELAQLKKLIADLEALLADEKKITQVVRKELIELKDKYNDERRSEIINQELGKFSDEELIPNEQVVVTLTTSNYIKRSPVSDYKRQGRGGKGRRGIATREEDYVDQMLFVSTHDYILFFTNRGRVFRIKAYEIPNASLNAKGVAIVNLLQLQPEETISSMFKIEAGGKPEGHLFMCTKNGVVKKTAYDKFENVRTSGLIAITLDDGDELKWIRLSSGDEEVVISTAMGQAMRFHESHVRSMGRSARGVRGMRLRKDDYVIGMDIVHEDASIFVISRNGYGKRTKISQFTPHARGGVGIRSAVVNSKTGELVAVRSLRPDANELIVISESGQTIRLGLKDIPELSRATQGVRIMRLNDGDYVASVVTVMEPQEGDIDDSDSGEANAS; encoded by the coding sequence ATGGCAGATATTGATGATCAACAACTAGACAACACGACTCCAGAACCAGAGGTAATCGAGGCAACCACCATTAACGGTGTCCGTCGTAGCAATATTACCGAGGTAATGGAAAGTAACTTTTTGCGCTATTCGATGAGCGTGATTATCGCACGGGCTTTGCCAGACGTACGCGATGGACTTAAGCCAGTACATCGTCGAATTCTATTCTCGATGAACCAAAACGGCATTCGCAGTAACGGTAAAACCATGAAATCGGCACGTATTGTTGGAGATGTCATGGGTAAATACCACCCACACGGCAATATGGCTATCTATGATGCTATGGCGCGTTTGGCTGTCGATTGGTCGACTCGCTATTTACTGATCACTGGGCAAGGAAACTTCGGAACAATGGATGGCGACCCGCCAGCAGCCGATAGGTACACCGAGGCCAAGCTAAACCGACATGCCGAAGAGTTGTTAGCAGACTTAGATAAAGAGACAGTTCCGTTTAGGGCAAACTACGATGGGACCGAACAAGAACCAGAAGTCTTACCAGCACGCCTACCAAACTTACTGCTTAATGGTCAAACGGGTATTGCTGTTGGTATGGCTACTAGTATTCCGCCACATCACTTGGGCGAAGTTGTCGATGCAGTTGTCGAGATGATCGACAACCCAGATTACGAGCTGAGCGACTTGCTCAAACATATCAAGGGACCGGATTTTCCGACTGGAGGTATCGTTTATGGTGGTTCCAGCATGCAGGAAGCTTATGCAAGCGGTAAGGGTAGTGTAACTATCCGTGGCCGGGCCGTGATTGAGGAACGCAACAAACAAGGAGCTCACCGTATTGTAATTACGGAGATTCCATACATGTTAAACATGAGTGCACTCGTCGAAAAGATGGCAGAGCTGGTCAATGACAAAAAGATTAATGGCGTTAGCGATATCCGTGACGAAAGCTCGCGAGGTGCGGTTAGAATAGTCGTCGATTTAAAGAAAGATGCCTATCCTAAAAAGATTTTAAATCAGCTATACAAACTTACGCCCCTACAATCTGCTTTTCATTACAACATGTTGGCCCTTGTCGATGGTATTCAACCAAGGGTGCTTGGCTTAACAGATATACTTCATGAATATCTCAAGCATCGCCAGGCAGTTGTTCGCAGACGTACAGAGTTTGAGCTCAAGAAGGCCAAAGCTCGTGAACATATCCTCGAAGGTCTAAAGATCGCCCTCGATAATATCGACGAAGTAGTTAGGATTATTAGAGCAAGCGCAACGACTGATGAGGCTCGTGATAGTTTAATCAAGAAATTTAAGCTAAGCGAGATTCAAGCTAATTCAATCTTGGCTATGCCGTTACGCAGTCTGGTTGGCCTTGAACGCCAAAAAATCGAAGATGAACTAGCTCAGCTAAAAAAATTAATTGCCGACTTAGAAGCTTTACTCGCCGACGAGAAAAAGATAACTCAGGTTGTGCGAAAAGAATTAATAGAACTCAAAGATAAATATAACGACGAACGCCGATCAGAAATTATCAACCAGGAGCTAGGTAAGTTTAGCGATGAAGAGCTGATTCCTAATGAACAGGTAGTTGTAACGCTTACAACATCTAATTACATTAAACGAAGCCCAGTTTCCGATTACAAACGCCAGGGTCGGGGTGGTAAAGGACGTCGTGGTATTGCCACTCGCGAAGAAGACTATGTAGACCAGATGTTGTTTGTCAGCACTCACGATTACATATTATTCTTCACCAACCGAGGTCGTGTATTTAGGATTAAAGCTTACGAAATACCAAACGCCAGCCTAAATGCCAAAGGCGTCGCAATTGTTAACCTATTGCAGCTTCAACCAGAGGAGACAATCAGTTCGATGTTTAAGATCGAAGCTGGCGGAAAACCTGAAGGCCATCTATTCATGTGCACCAAGAATGGTGTTGTCAAGAAGACAGCATATGACAAGTTCGAAAACGTACGTACGAGTGGTCTAATTGCGATTACTTTGGACGACGGGGATGAGCTCAAATGGATTCGCTTAAGTAGCGGAGACGAAGAGGTGGTAATCTCGACTGCTATGGGTCAAGCCATGCGCTTCCATGAAAGCCATGTACGCAGTATGGGACGTAGTGCACGTGGCGTAAGAGGTATGAGACTTAGAAAAGATGACTATGTGATTGGAATGGATATTGTTCACGAAGATGCCTCGATATTTGTAATCAGTCGTAATGGTTACGGTAAGCGCACAAAGATTTCCCAGTTTACACCACACGCAAGAGGTGGGGTTGGCATTCGTTCGGCTGTAGTCAATAGTAAAACAGGCGAGCTGGTAGCTGTCCGAAGCCTCCGACCAGATGCAAACGAACTGATAGTAATCTCCGAGTCGGGGCAAACAATCCGGCTTGGCCTAAAAGATATTCCTGAGCTTAGTCGAGCTACCCAGGGTGTGCGAATCATGCGATTAAATGATGGTGACTATGTGGCCTCGGTTGTCACTGTCATGGAACCGCAAGAAGGCGACATCGACGATTCTGACTCAGGAGAAGCCAATGCTAGCTAA
- a CDS encoding divergent PAP2 family protein, whose amino-acid sequence MLANSLSLIIVAALGYGVAQLIKFGISLRKDGLDIADLFASGGWPSSHSAVMAATCLHIGYIEGYSSTVFGLALVVTLVVVYDSIGVRRSTGLNTLAIIKLSKKAGIKDIEHGNILGRGHTPFEVIVGLLVGVVVALLYQTLVSQA is encoded by the coding sequence ATGCTAGCTAATTCTTTAAGCCTAATCATTGTGGCAGCACTTGGTTATGGGGTTGCCCAGCTGATTAAGTTCGGTATTTCGCTCCGCAAAGATGGCCTAGATATAGCTGATCTATTTGCATCGGGCGGGTGGCCCAGTTCGCATTCGGCAGTCATGGCGGCAACCTGTCTGCATATAGGGTATATCGAAGGCTATTCGTCTACAGTATTTGGCTTGGCATTAGTTGTTACCCTGGTAGTTGTGTACGATTCAATTGGGGTTAGGCGGTCAACAGGCCTTAACACGCTTGCAATTATCAAGCTATCCAAAAAAGCAGGCATCAAGGATATTGAGCATGGTAATATCTTGGGGCGCGGACATACTCCATTTGAAGTAATTGTCGGTCTACTGGTTGGCGTGGTTGTCGCACTTTTGTACCAAACACTCGTATCACAGGCGTAG
- a CDS encoding SET domain-containing protein-lysine N-methyltransferase, whose translation MKKEGYEDLKRPNIEIGESPIQGKGLFAKEFIPAGSEIIFPPALPDDTIRALGTEEFHKYLDELRAKGIEWNSISNGDGTHTVSTAPRENDPSNYGNHSCDPNNDGKGHALRDIEAGEEITVDYAQFSDKSWSMPCNCGAANCTGIVRGTV comes from the coding sequence ATGAAAAAGGAAGGATATGAGGACTTGAAGCGACCAAATATAGAAATAGGTGAATCACCAATACAGGGCAAAGGTCTTTTTGCTAAAGAGTTTATCCCGGCGGGTAGTGAAATTATATTCCCTCCGGCACTACCAGATGATACTATCCGGGCTTTAGGCACAGAAGAATTCCATAAATATTTGGATGAGCTTCGTGCGAAGGGTATTGAATGGAACTCTATTTCTAATGGTGACGGAACTCATACTGTGAGCACTGCACCGAGAGAAAACGACCCAAGTAATTATGGCAATCACAGTTGCGACCCTAACAATGATGGCAAAGGACATGCTCTTCGCGATATTGAAGCTGGTGAAGAGATAACGGTTGATTATGCACAGTTTAGTGATAAGAGTTGGTCCATGCCTTGTAATTGTGGAGCCGCTAATTGCACCGGTATAGTACGTGGGACTGTTTAA
- a CDS encoding VOC family protein, with the protein MKVTNLLFWCQDNTLSEKFYKKLGFERVEGDDQYTRLRLGGFEVVLITMRDEDEFAKDSLNPEKGRGMYVYLQVEDVDAEYTRQLKIGLKPSTEPQNWPWGNREFILKDPDGYKLVFWQKVGNS; encoded by the coding sequence ATGAAAGTTACAAATTTATTGTTTTGGTGCCAAGATAACACCTTGAGTGAAAAGTTTTACAAAAAGCTCGGATTTGAGCGGGTCGAGGGTGACGATCAATACACTAGGCTTAGATTGGGTGGTTTTGAAGTTGTGCTGATTACTATGCGCGACGAAGACGAATTCGCCAAAGACAGTCTTAACCCCGAAAAAGGTCGGGGTATGTATGTTTATCTGCAGGTCGAAGATGTCGATGCCGAATACACTCGGCAGTTAAAGATTGGCCTTAAACCGTCTACCGAGCCCCAAAACTGGCCTTGGGGAAATCGCGAGTTTATCCTCAAAGACCCAGATGGTTATAAGTTGGTATTTTGGCAAAAAGTGGGGAATTCATGA